The following are encoded in a window of Oncorhynchus mykiss isolate Arlee chromosome 31, USDA_OmykA_1.1, whole genome shotgun sequence genomic DNA:
- the LOC110504538 gene encoding ras GTPase-activating protein-binding protein 1 isoform X2, producing the protein MVMEKPSAQLVGREFVRQYYTLLNQAPDYLHRFYGKNSSYVHGGLDNNGKPVEAVYGQSEIHKKVLALNFRDCHTKIRHVDAHATLNEGVVVQVMGELSNDMQPMRKFMQTFVLAPEGTVANKFYVHNDVFRYQDEVFGDSDSEPPEESDEDVEEMEERVPSPEVNQEEAAGFYEQTPCTEPEGLVEEEVAVTPEPEPEAEPDPDVVDGKPVLEPETQQQHHTTEEQAEKCPVSSPLPSATADPAPAPAAEDNRPFSWASVTSKNLPPSGAVPVSGIPPHVVKVPSATPRVEVKTEAAAQRTQPRGDQRPREPRPGPPPVRGPRPGVREGEQGESSEVRRVVRYPDAHQLFVGNVPHDVDKAELKDFFQQYGSVLELRINSGGKLPNFGFVVFDDFEPVQKILSNRPIKFRGDIRLNVEEKKTRSAREGDRRDIRPRGPGGPGGPRERIGGPRGPPTRGGMTQKPSFGSGRGTGPSEGGRYMGPRQ; encoded by the exons ATGGTGATGGAGAAGCCAAGTGCCCAGCTCGTCGGGCGGGAGTTTGTCCGACAGTACTACACACTACTCAACCAGGCACCTGACTACCTGCACAG GTTTTATGGGAAGAACTCTTCCTATGTACATGGAGGTCTGGACAACAATGGCAAACCAGTTGAAGCGGTCTACGGACAGTCG GAGATCCATAAAAAGGTGTTGGCGCTGAACTTTCGTGACTGCCACACCAAGATCAGACACGTGGACGCCCATGCGACCTTGAACGAGGGCGTGGTGGTGCAAGTGATGGGGGAGCTGTCCAACGACATGCAGCCCATGCGCAAATTCATGCAGACGTTCGTGCTGGCCCCTGAG GGCACTGTAGCAAACAAGTTCTACGTTCACAACGATGTATTCCGTTACCAAGACGAAGTGTTTGGGGATTCTGACTCAGAACCCCCTGAAG AGTCTGACGAGgatgtggaggagatggaggagagggtacCGTCACCAGAGGTGAACCAGGAAGAGGCTGCGGGCTTCTACGAACAGACACCATG CACCGAGCCAGAGGGgctagtggaggaggaggtggctgTAACCCCAGAGCCTGAACCTGAGGCGGAGCCAGATCCAGACGTGGTGGATGGAAAACCGGTCCTGGAGCCAGAGACCCAGCAGCAACACCACACTACAGAGGAGCAGGCAGAGAAGTGTCCTGTCTCCTCACCCCTGCCCTCTGCCACTGCTGACCCTGCCCCTGCACCCGCTGCTGAAGATAACCGG CCTTTCTCCTGGGCGTCTGTCACCAGTAAGAACCTTCCCCCTAGCGGCGCTGTCCCCGTCTCTGGCATCCCCCCCCACGTCGTCAAAGTCCCCTCGGCAACG CCCAGGGTGGAGGTGAAAACCGAAGCCGCAGCACAGAGAACACAACCgagaggagaccagagaccaCGGGAACCAAGGCCCGGCCCCCCACCAGTCAGAGGACCCCGACCAGGAG TGCGGGAAGGAGAGCAGGGAGAGTCGTCAGAGGTTCGCCGTGTGGTGAGGTATCCAGACGCTCACCAGCTCTTCGTCGGAAACGTCCCCCATGATGTGGACAAGGCAGAGCTCAAGGACTTTTTCCAAC AGTATGGTTCTGTGCTTGAGCTACGGATCAACAGCGGAGGGAAGCTTCCCAACTTTGGCTTCGTGGTGTTTGACGATTTTGAACCTGTACAGAAAATCCTAAGCAACCGG CCCATTAAGTTCAGAGGAGACATCCGACTGAACGTGGAGGAAAAAAAGACGCGCTCCGCCCGGGAAGGGGACCGGCGAGACATCCGCCCCAGAGGTCCAGGTGGCCCCGGAGGGCCccgagagaggataggagggccCAGAGGCCCCCCCACCAGGGGTGGCATGACACAGAAACCCAGCTTTGGCTCTGGACGAGGTACTGGACCCAGTGAAGGAGGTCGCTACATGGGACCTCGTCAGTGA
- the LOC110504538 gene encoding ras GTPase-activating protein-binding protein 1 isoform X1, which produces MLTSWLTIQHWNSKSSSLQLTKEMVMEKPSAQLVGREFVRQYYTLLNQAPDYLHRFYGKNSSYVHGGLDNNGKPVEAVYGQSEIHKKVLALNFRDCHTKIRHVDAHATLNEGVVVQVMGELSNDMQPMRKFMQTFVLAPEGTVANKFYVHNDVFRYQDEVFGDSDSEPPEESDEDVEEMEERVPSPEVNQEEAAGFYEQTPCTEPEGLVEEEVAVTPEPEPEAEPDPDVVDGKPVLEPETQQQHHTTEEQAEKCPVSSPLPSATADPAPAPAAEDNRPFSWASVTSKNLPPSGAVPVSGIPPHVVKVPSATPRVEVKTEAAAQRTQPRGDQRPREPRPGPPPVRGPRPGVREGEQGESSEVRRVVRYPDAHQLFVGNVPHDVDKAELKDFFQQYGSVLELRINSGGKLPNFGFVVFDDFEPVQKILSNRPIKFRGDIRLNVEEKKTRSAREGDRRDIRPRGPGGPGGPRERIGGPRGPPTRGGMTQKPSFGSGRGTGPSEGGRYMGPRQ; this is translated from the exons ttctctccagctGACCAAGGAAATGGTGATGGAGAAGCCAAGTGCCCAGCTCGTCGGGCGGGAGTTTGTCCGACAGTACTACACACTACTCAACCAGGCACCTGACTACCTGCACAG GTTTTATGGGAAGAACTCTTCCTATGTACATGGAGGTCTGGACAACAATGGCAAACCAGTTGAAGCGGTCTACGGACAGTCG GAGATCCATAAAAAGGTGTTGGCGCTGAACTTTCGTGACTGCCACACCAAGATCAGACACGTGGACGCCCATGCGACCTTGAACGAGGGCGTGGTGGTGCAAGTGATGGGGGAGCTGTCCAACGACATGCAGCCCATGCGCAAATTCATGCAGACGTTCGTGCTGGCCCCTGAG GGCACTGTAGCAAACAAGTTCTACGTTCACAACGATGTATTCCGTTACCAAGACGAAGTGTTTGGGGATTCTGACTCAGAACCCCCTGAAG AGTCTGACGAGgatgtggaggagatggaggagagggtacCGTCACCAGAGGTGAACCAGGAAGAGGCTGCGGGCTTCTACGAACAGACACCATG CACCGAGCCAGAGGGgctagtggaggaggaggtggctgTAACCCCAGAGCCTGAACCTGAGGCGGAGCCAGATCCAGACGTGGTGGATGGAAAACCGGTCCTGGAGCCAGAGACCCAGCAGCAACACCACACTACAGAGGAGCAGGCAGAGAAGTGTCCTGTCTCCTCACCCCTGCCCTCTGCCACTGCTGACCCTGCCCCTGCACCCGCTGCTGAAGATAACCGG CCTTTCTCCTGGGCGTCTGTCACCAGTAAGAACCTTCCCCCTAGCGGCGCTGTCCCCGTCTCTGGCATCCCCCCCCACGTCGTCAAAGTCCCCTCGGCAACG CCCAGGGTGGAGGTGAAAACCGAAGCCGCAGCACAGAGAACACAACCgagaggagaccagagaccaCGGGAACCAAGGCCCGGCCCCCCACCAGTCAGAGGACCCCGACCAGGAG TGCGGGAAGGAGAGCAGGGAGAGTCGTCAGAGGTTCGCCGTGTGGTGAGGTATCCAGACGCTCACCAGCTCTTCGTCGGAAACGTCCCCCATGATGTGGACAAGGCAGAGCTCAAGGACTTTTTCCAAC AGTATGGTTCTGTGCTTGAGCTACGGATCAACAGCGGAGGGAAGCTTCCCAACTTTGGCTTCGTGGTGTTTGACGATTTTGAACCTGTACAGAAAATCCTAAGCAACCGG CCCATTAAGTTCAGAGGAGACATCCGACTGAACGTGGAGGAAAAAAAGACGCGCTCCGCCCGGGAAGGGGACCGGCGAGACATCCGCCCCAGAGGTCCAGGTGGCCCCGGAGGGCCccgagagaggataggagggccCAGAGGCCCCCCCACCAGGGGTGGCATGACACAGAAACCCAGCTTTGGCTCTGGACGAGGTACTGGACCCAGTGAAGGAGGTCGCTACATGGGACCTCGTCAGTGA